The proteins below come from a single Streptomyces sp. MRC013 genomic window:
- a CDS encoding polysaccharide deacetylase family protein → MPVSAVLCATLAGCGAPATPPAAGPADRHGTAAPSPAAPSAVPPAASPRTGAGASGRTPPTMAPGPGGLTPVFERRSGAAGAAGADKAVALTFDADMTADQGPRAARGERFDNPELIAALRRLGVNATVFMTGRWAEEYPDQARSIGTDPRFEIANHSYSHHAFRSPCYGLPALDRADMAADVDRAFAAFRAAGARNVVPYFRFPGGCYDDAALRALAPAGVTAVQWDVVGGDAFATDADAVAEQVLDGVRPGSVVVLHCTLSAAPATERAIRRIVPELRARGYRFVKVSELMAAE, encoded by the coding sequence ATGCCGGTGTCGGCCGTCCTGTGCGCGACCCTGGCCGGCTGCGGGGCGCCGGCGACCCCTCCCGCGGCCGGCCCGGCGGACCGGCACGGGACCGCCGCCCCCTCCCCCGCGGCGCCCTCCGCGGTGCCCCCCGCCGCGTCGCCCCGGACCGGGGCGGGCGCCTCCGGGCGCACCCCGCCCACGATGGCGCCCGGCCCCGGCGGCCTGACCCCCGTCTTCGAGCGCCGCTCCGGCGCGGCGGGCGCGGCGGGCGCCGACAAGGCCGTGGCGCTGACCTTCGACGCCGACATGACGGCCGACCAGGGCCCGCGTGCCGCGCGCGGGGAGCGGTTCGACAACCCGGAGCTGATCGCCGCCCTCCGGCGCCTGGGCGTGAATGCCACGGTGTTCATGACGGGCCGGTGGGCGGAGGAGTACCCCGACCAGGCGCGGTCCATCGGCACGGACCCGCGGTTCGAGATCGCCAACCACTCCTACAGCCACCACGCCTTCCGCTCCCCCTGCTACGGCCTGCCGGCGCTGGACCGCGCGGACATGGCGGCCGACGTGGACCGGGCGTTCGCGGCGTTCCGCGCGGCGGGCGCCCGGAACGTCGTGCCGTACTTCCGCTTCCCGGGCGGCTGCTACGACGACGCGGCGCTGCGCGCGCTGGCCCCGGCGGGGGTCACCGCCGTGCAGTGGGACGTGGTGGGCGGCGACGCCTTCGCGACGGACGCCGACGCCGTGGCCGAACAGGTGCTGGACGGCGTACGGCCGGGCTCGGTCGTGGTGCTGCACTGCACGCTGAGCGCGGCGCCGGCCACCGAGCGGGCGATCCGCCGCATCGTCCCGGAGCTGCGGGCGCGCGGTTACCGCTTCGTGAAGGTGTCGGAGCTGATGGCCGCGGAGTGA
- a CDS encoding MFS transporter, whose product MATPGKALPPQEDGTPPLFTRTALVASCVGFVVIGGLQAYYGPAIPALREEFGLTPSAAGLGLSAHFVGALLGVLVFHLLRGRTGNRQLLGGSYALMALGALGFAVSPSWPAALASAFIVGLGFGGIDYGLNQLFATGFGRRSTAMLNLLNAHFGVGAVAGPALVGWLGAENYTWIFGGTALVSVLLMLTLGGVAQKEPAPESTARPGAGRSRVLPVVAAFIGVYVFHVAIETGVGGWEPTHLETFGYGAAAAATATSAYWLALTVGRFVAVPLTLRWSAPAIVIACCLGMAGSLLLATVPAAAPYAYVGVGLFIAPIFPTCLPWLNRAVPTVSGAGAYVIAASMIGGVAFPPLLGAAIEHSGVRAVPVLLFGLAMICVVLSLWLTRAAPAGAADPAPTAPLAGAVPTDRT is encoded by the coding sequence ATGGCCACGCCAGGCAAGGCCCTCCCCCCGCAGGAGGACGGCACACCACCGCTGTTCACCCGCACCGCCCTCGTCGCGTCCTGCGTCGGCTTCGTGGTGATCGGCGGCCTCCAGGCGTACTACGGCCCGGCGATCCCGGCTCTCCGCGAGGAGTTCGGCCTCACGCCGTCCGCGGCGGGCCTCGGGCTCAGCGCCCACTTCGTCGGAGCGCTCCTGGGCGTGCTGGTCTTCCACCTGCTGCGCGGGAGGACCGGCAACCGGCAGCTGCTCGGCGGCTCCTACGCCCTGATGGCGCTCGGCGCGCTCGGCTTCGCCGTCTCCCCCTCCTGGCCGGCCGCCCTGGCCTCGGCGTTCATCGTCGGGCTGGGCTTCGGCGGCATCGACTACGGACTCAACCAGCTCTTCGCCACGGGCTTCGGCCGCCGCAGCACCGCGATGCTGAACCTGCTCAACGCCCACTTCGGCGTCGGGGCCGTCGCCGGGCCCGCCCTGGTCGGCTGGCTCGGGGCGGAGAACTACACCTGGATCTTCGGCGGTACGGCGCTCGTCTCGGTCCTGCTGATGCTCACCCTCGGCGGAGTCGCGCAGAAGGAGCCCGCCCCGGAGAGCACCGCCCGCCCCGGTGCCGGACGGTCCCGGGTCCTCCCCGTCGTGGCGGCCTTCATCGGCGTCTACGTGTTCCACGTGGCGATCGAGACCGGCGTGGGCGGCTGGGAGCCGACCCACCTGGAGACCTTCGGCTACGGCGCCGCCGCGGCGGCCACCGCGACGTCCGCCTACTGGCTGGCGCTGACCGTGGGCCGCTTCGTCGCCGTCCCGCTGACCCTGCGCTGGTCGGCGCCCGCGATCGTCATCGCCTGCTGCCTGGGCATGGCCGGCTCCCTGCTGCTGGCCACCGTCCCGGCCGCCGCCCCCTACGCGTACGTCGGCGTGGGCCTGTTCATCGCCCCCATCTTCCCGACCTGCCTGCCCTGGCTGAACCGCGCCGTGCCCACCGTCTCCGGCGCCGGCGCCTACGTGATCGCCGCCTCCATGATCGGCGGGGTGGCCTTCCCGCCGCTGCTCGGCGCCGCGATCGAGCACTCCGGCGTCAGGGCCGTGCCCGTGCTGCTGTTCGGCCTGGCGATGATCTGCGTCGTACTGAGCCTGTGGCTCACCAGGGCCGCCCCGGCCGGCGCCGCCGATCCCGCCCCCACGGCGCCGCTCGCCGGAGCGGTGCCCACCGATCGGACGTGA
- a CDS encoding aspartate aminotransferase family protein yields the protein MDVTDVRDFIYYPVSAQKMVRGEGVYLYDEDGNEYLDCASATFNLSLGYSHPAVVAAMKEQLDLFVHLTSSMQSDPINGLVRRLVEVSPDNITRVHPKVSGGSTANEGAIKMAQHATGRSEVISLFRSHLGQTMMMTSMSGNAFRKEPFPSLFPRTLQVPDPYCFRCFYGQEAGSCGMMCVDRIEDFLEYASTGQVAAIVVEPISGNGGNIVPPDGYFQKLRAFCDEHDIVLIFDEIQTGIGRTGEMFAAQHFGVEPDAITTAKGLGGSGAQVAAILTNDRLAGLPANHHSFTYGANLLAAAAANATLDIVRQPEFLANVRAAGNYILDRLADMRSRYRAIADVRGVGLMIGFEIAEPDGRPAVGLTNHLAGAAMRHGLILRTSRYGYGNVLKIRPPLILTLDQAELLCDRLENLLRAELSS from the coding sequence ATGGACGTCACGGACGTACGGGACTTCATCTACTACCCCGTCAGCGCCCAGAAGATGGTGCGCGGCGAAGGGGTGTACCTCTACGACGAGGACGGCAACGAGTACCTCGACTGCGCCTCCGCCACCTTCAACCTCAGCCTGGGCTACTCCCACCCGGCGGTCGTCGCGGCGATGAAGGAGCAGTTGGACCTCTTCGTCCACCTCACCTCCTCGATGCAGAGCGACCCGATCAACGGCCTGGTGCGCCGCCTCGTGGAGGTCTCCCCGGACAACATCACCCGGGTCCACCCCAAGGTCTCCGGCGGGTCGACCGCCAACGAGGGCGCCATCAAGATGGCCCAGCACGCCACCGGGCGCTCCGAGGTCATCTCGCTGTTCCGCAGCCACCTCGGCCAGACCATGATGATGACCTCGATGTCGGGCAACGCCTTCCGCAAGGAGCCGTTCCCCTCCCTCTTCCCGCGCACCCTGCAGGTGCCGGACCCGTACTGCTTCCGGTGCTTCTACGGGCAGGAGGCCGGCAGCTGCGGAATGATGTGCGTCGACCGCATCGAGGACTTCCTGGAGTACGCCAGCACCGGGCAGGTCGCCGCGATCGTCGTCGAACCGATCTCCGGCAACGGCGGCAACATCGTCCCGCCCGACGGGTACTTCCAGAAGCTCCGCGCCTTCTGCGACGAGCACGACATCGTCCTGATCTTCGACGAGATCCAGACCGGCATAGGCCGCACCGGTGAGATGTTCGCGGCCCAGCACTTCGGGGTCGAGCCCGACGCCATCACCACCGCCAAGGGCCTCGGCGGCTCCGGCGCGCAGGTCGCCGCGATCCTCACCAACGACCGCCTGGCGGGCCTGCCGGCCAACCACCACTCCTTCACCTACGGCGCCAACCTGCTGGCCGCCGCGGCGGCCAACGCCACCCTCGACATCGTCCGGCAGCCCGAGTTCCTCGCCAACGTACGGGCCGCCGGCAACTACATCCTCGACCGCCTCGCGGACATGCGGAGCCGCTACCGGGCCATCGCCGACGTACGCGGGGTCGGCCTGATGATCGGCTTCGAGATCGCGGAGCCCGACGGCAGGCCGGCCGTCGGACTCACCAACCACCTGGCCGGCGCGGCGATGCGGCACGGGCTGATCCTGCGGACCTCCCGCTACGGATACGGCAACGTCCTGAAGATCCGCCCGCCGCTGATCCTCACCCTCGACCAGGCCGAGCTGCTCTGCGACCGCCTGGAGAACCTCCTCCGAGCGGAGCTGTCCTCATGA
- a CDS encoding HAD family phosphatase, translating to MTAVLFDMFGVIARLQSPASRERLRSTAGVPGDAFWESYWALRPPYDRGEYSAAEYWSGVAGALGVTFTERNVADLVVADVASWSEVDERMTAFIGELAAGGTRTGLLSNIPEDLAADYERRHPWLRHFEVLAFSCRIGHAKPEPDAYHWCSTRFGLPPGDILFVDDRLDNVRAAEAAGMRGHHFTSLAALKAVLGGTAGTGGSTGR from the coding sequence GTGACCGCCGTTCTCTTCGACATGTTCGGTGTCATCGCACGGCTTCAGTCCCCCGCCTCCCGCGAGCGGTTGCGCAGCACGGCCGGCGTCCCCGGCGACGCCTTCTGGGAGAGCTACTGGGCCCTGCGCCCGCCGTACGACCGGGGCGAGTACTCCGCCGCGGAGTACTGGAGCGGCGTGGCCGGCGCGCTCGGGGTCACCTTCACCGAGCGGAACGTCGCCGACCTGGTCGTGGCCGACGTCGCGAGCTGGAGCGAGGTCGACGAGCGGATGACCGCCTTCATCGGCGAACTGGCCGCGGGCGGCACCCGGACCGGTCTGCTGTCGAACATCCCCGAGGACCTCGCCGCCGACTACGAGCGGCGTCACCCTTGGCTGCGCCACTTCGAGGTGCTGGCCTTCTCCTGCCGGATCGGCCACGCCAAGCCGGAACCGGACGCCTACCACTGGTGCAGTACGAGGTTCGGGCTGCCGCCCGGCGACATCCTGTTCGTGGACGACCGCCTCGACAACGTCCGGGCCGCCGAGGCCGCGGGGATGCGCGGCCACCACTTCACCTCGCTCGCGGCGCTGAAGGCGGTCCTGGGCGGCACGGCCGGAACCGGCGGGTCGACCGGCCGGTGA
- the hemQ gene encoding hydrogen peroxide-dependent heme synthase yields the protein MSAPEKIPNAGKKAKDLNEVIRYTLWSVFRLREALPQDRGGHAEEVQELFDRLAAQDVTVRGTYDLSGLRADADVMIWWHAETSDALQEAYNLFRRTRLGRALEPVWSNMALHRPAEFNKSHIPAFLADETPRDYVSVYPFVRSYDWYLLPDEDRRRMLADHGRMARGFPDVRANTVASFSLGDYEWILAFEADELHRIVDLMRHLRGSEARMHVREEVPFFTGRRKDVADLVAGLA from the coding sequence ATGAGTGCGCCCGAAAAGATCCCGAACGCCGGTAAGAAGGCGAAGGACCTCAACGAGGTCATCCGCTACACCCTGTGGTCCGTCTTCAGGCTGCGCGAGGCACTGCCGCAGGACCGCGGCGGTCACGCCGAGGAGGTCCAGGAGCTGTTCGACCGGCTCGCGGCCCAGGACGTCACGGTCCGAGGCACCTACGACCTGTCCGGTCTGCGCGCCGACGCCGACGTGATGATCTGGTGGCACGCCGAGACCTCGGACGCGCTGCAGGAGGCGTACAACCTCTTCCGCCGCACCCGGCTCGGCCGCGCGCTGGAGCCGGTGTGGTCGAACATGGCGCTGCACCGCCCCGCCGAGTTCAACAAGTCGCACATCCCGGCCTTCCTCGCGGACGAGACGCCGCGCGACTACGTGAGCGTCTACCCCTTCGTGCGCTCGTACGACTGGTACCTGCTGCCCGACGAGGACCGCCGCCGCATGCTCGCCGACCACGGCAGGATGGCCCGCGGCTTCCCCGACGTCCGGGCCAACACGGTCGCGTCGTTCTCGCTCGGCGACTACGAGTGGATCCTGGCGTTCGAGGCGGACGAGCTCCACCGCATCGTGGACCTCATGCGCCACCTCCGCGGCAGCGAGGCCCGCATGCACGTCCGCGAGGAGGTCCCGTTCTTCACGGGCCGCCGCAAGGACGTGGCGGACCTGGTGGCCGGACTGGCCTGA
- a CDS encoding OsmC family peroxiredoxin — protein sequence MATTRHAHTVWEGDLTEGTGTVTLDSSGAGSYPVSWPARAEEPNGMTSPEELIAAAHSSCFSMFLSAVLGKAGTPPTRLTTKADVTLQPGTGITGVHLTVEGEVPGADGAAFAKAAEEAKAGCPVSQALAGTKITLSASLAG from the coding sequence ATGGCCACCACGCGTCACGCGCACACCGTCTGGGAGGGCGACCTCACCGAGGGCACGGGCACCGTGACCCTCGACTCCTCCGGCGCCGGCTCCTACCCGGTCTCCTGGCCGGCGCGCGCCGAGGAACCGAACGGCATGACCAGCCCGGAGGAGCTCATCGCGGCCGCCCACTCCAGCTGCTTCTCCATGTTCCTGTCGGCCGTCCTGGGCAAGGCCGGTACGCCGCCGACCCGGCTGACCACGAAGGCCGACGTCACGCTCCAGCCCGGTACGGGCATCACCGGCGTGCACCTCACCGTCGAGGGCGAGGTCCCCGGCGCTGACGGGGCCGCGTTCGCCAAGGCGGCGGAGGAGGCCAAGGCGGGCTGCCCGGTCAGCCAGGCGCTGGCGGGGACGAAGATCACGCTGTCCGCGAGCCTCGCGGGCTGA
- a CDS encoding DeoR/GlpR family DNA-binding transcription regulator — protein MNVAERHRFILSQLSERGRASVAELARSTRTSEMTIRRDLELLESRGALRRVHGGAVSTLLSGVEPPYAVRAMVGGDAKARLAEEVVRLLNDGETVALDTGTTAVAIARAMAGHRFTVTPLSLHAACVLAEHEGVRLLVPGGQVRPGELSFYGETALRTFEDLRYDTFVLGCCGVDVANGATAYNLDDVHVKRTAAASARRIVLVATAEKLGRVALGRICPVEQIDIVVTDGPPGNPVVEDLRAAGVNIRHV, from the coding sequence ATGAACGTCGCCGAACGCCACCGGTTCATCCTGTCCCAGCTCAGCGAGCGCGGCCGGGCATCCGTGGCCGAACTCGCCCGCTCCACCAGGACGTCGGAGATGACGATCCGCCGCGACCTGGAGCTGCTGGAGTCCCGGGGCGCGCTGCGGCGCGTGCACGGCGGAGCGGTCAGCACGCTGCTCAGCGGGGTGGAGCCGCCGTACGCGGTGCGGGCCATGGTCGGCGGCGACGCCAAGGCCAGACTGGCCGAGGAGGTGGTGCGGCTGCTCAACGACGGCGAGACGGTGGCCCTGGACACCGGGACGACCGCGGTCGCCATCGCCCGGGCCATGGCCGGCCACCGGTTCACCGTGACCCCGCTGTCGCTGCACGCGGCCTGCGTGCTGGCGGAGCACGAGGGCGTCCGCCTGCTCGTGCCGGGCGGCCAGGTCCGGCCGGGAGAGCTGTCGTTCTACGGCGAGACGGCGCTGCGCACCTTCGAGGACCTGCGCTACGACACCTTCGTCCTCGGGTGCTGCGGCGTCGACGTGGCGAACGGCGCCACCGCGTACAACCTCGACGACGTCCACGTGAAGCGGACCGCCGCGGCCTCGGCCCGCCGCATCGTCCTGGTGGCCACCGCGGAGAAGCTGGGGAGGGTGGCGCTCGGCCGGATCTGCCCGGTCGAGCAGATAGACATCGTGGTGACGGACGGCCCTCCGGGCAACCCCGTGGTCGAGGACCTGCGGGCGGCTGGAGTGAACATCAGGCATGTGTGA
- a CDS encoding inositol monophosphatase family protein has protein sequence MMKKLLTGLGRHVREELLAYADRGLARRVHGDSPGGDAQFDVDEIAECAVLEFLRKNAEVPLAVYTEDGSLVELAPDPRYVLVVDPIDGTRPTSAGLEMGMVSIAAAPLTTASPTLDDVTAAHLLEIKSGAWIYGDDEEGLSSSGYRHAPPRLSRTTDPARMFWSIEFNGHPMHLMNAAYGHLVDRSANTGGVFVFNSATFSISRIITGQLDSYVDIGNRVLRDHPHTEADFLDAGRGSILHLFPYDIAAAVYLAKRCGVTITDAYGDDLGTTALLDLDPMNQKSCIAAATPELHERLLDAIRWDLPGTTTPASGGTA, from the coding sequence ATGATGAAGAAACTGCTGACGGGTCTCGGCCGGCACGTGCGCGAGGAGCTGCTCGCCTACGCCGACCGGGGACTGGCCCGCCGGGTGCACGGGGACTCGCCGGGCGGCGACGCCCAGTTCGACGTGGACGAGATCGCCGAGTGCGCCGTACTGGAGTTCCTCCGGAAGAACGCCGAGGTCCCCCTCGCCGTCTACACCGAGGACGGTTCGCTGGTCGAACTCGCGCCGGACCCCCGGTACGTCCTGGTCGTCGACCCCATCGACGGCACCCGGCCCACCTCCGCCGGCCTGGAGATGGGCATGGTCTCCATCGCGGCGGCGCCGCTCACCACGGCCTCACCGACCCTCGACGACGTCACCGCCGCGCACCTCCTCGAGATCAAGAGCGGCGCGTGGATCTACGGCGACGACGAGGAAGGGCTCTCCAGCTCCGGCTACCGCCACGCGCCGCCACGCCTCAGCCGGACCACCGACCCGGCGCGGATGTTCTGGTCGATCGAGTTCAACGGCCACCCCATGCACCTGATGAACGCCGCCTACGGCCACCTGGTGGACCGCTCGGCCAACACCGGCGGCGTCTTCGTCTTCAACAGCGCCACCTTCTCCATCTCGCGCATCATCACCGGCCAGCTCGACAGCTACGTCGACATCGGCAACCGCGTCCTGCGCGACCACCCGCACACCGAGGCCGACTTCCTGGACGCCGGCCGGGGATCCATCCTGCACCTCTTCCCGTACGACATCGCCGCCGCGGTCTACCTCGCCAAGCGGTGCGGGGTCACCATCACCGACGCCTACGGCGACGACCTGGGCACGACCGCCCTGCTCGACCTGGACCCCATGAACCAGAAGTCGTGCATCGCCGCGGCCACCCCCGAACTGCACGAACGACTCCTGGACGCGATCCGCTGGGACCTTCCCGGCACCACCACCCCGGCCTCGGGAGGCACGGCATGA
- a CDS encoding peptidyl-tRNA hydrolase: protein MRAEERDAAPQFVLPLVVRIEKAAPPDRTDALETAARAVPVMLTDDRSTGDGEWARAVRDWEDARIRKVVRRARGAEWRRAERLPGITVTGARAEVRVFPPVPLDGWPGDLARLQVSGTELADPSAPPPPVPGGAVLWLNPGLRMSTGKEMAQVGHGAQLLWRAMDDAARASWQEAGFPLAVRTAEPAHWAGLVASGRPVVRDAGFTEIAPGSATVVSDFSPA, encoded by the coding sequence ATGAGGGCCGAAGAGCGGGACGCGGCGCCGCAGTTCGTCCTGCCGCTCGTCGTACGGATCGAGAAGGCCGCGCCGCCGGACCGCACGGACGCCCTGGAGACCGCCGCGCGGGCCGTGCCGGTGATGCTGACGGACGACCGTTCGACGGGCGACGGCGAGTGGGCGCGGGCCGTGCGCGACTGGGAGGACGCCCGCATCCGCAAGGTCGTCCGGCGCGCCAGGGGCGCGGAGTGGCGGCGCGCCGAGCGGCTGCCCGGCATCACGGTCACCGGCGCCCGCGCCGAGGTGCGGGTCTTCCCGCCGGTCCCGCTCGACGGCTGGCCCGGGGACCTGGCCCGGCTCCAGGTCTCCGGCACCGAGCTCGCCGACCCGTCCGCTCCCCCGCCTCCCGTCCCCGGCGGAGCGGTGCTGTGGCTCAACCCCGGTCTGCGCATGTCGACCGGCAAGGAGATGGCGCAGGTCGGCCACGGGGCGCAGCTGCTGTGGCGGGCGATGGACGACGCCGCCCGCGCCTCCTGGCAGGAGGCGGGCTTCCCCCTCGCGGTCCGCACCGCGGAGCCCGCGCACTGGGCCGGCCTGGTCGCGAGCGGCCGCCCCGTGGTCCGCGACGCGGGCTTCACCGAGATCGCCCCCGGCTCCGCCACGGTCGTCTCCGACTTCTCCCCCGCCTGA
- a CDS encoding alcohol dehydrogenase catalytic domain-containing protein — protein sequence MKALVLTEQRTLSLVDRPKPEAAAPTDVVVKVAQTGICGTDRSVLVGKFPAEPGVVMGHEAVGVVDAVGSAVTRHKPGDRVIINPTLYCGSCPTCLEGHWNFCRNKAGTEVGLDLDGAFAEYIRLPERFIHRMPDDMDFDRASVVEPLACALNNLEAARLQAGETAVVVGGGPVGAVCALLAHHYGARVLLIEPDPYRRELCRRVLSHAGDGRVGVHAPDGTGLARRGDVVVDTVGNLLEQSMEYAADRGRVVIMGYNSNASATVRPLHLLQRGLHVIGAGDYNSRLFPTAIELARWLPLEKLITHRFPLEEHGAAFAALAPEPGAPYSALKVVLVPEPAGAPG from the coding sequence ATGAAGGCCCTGGTACTCACCGAACAGCGCACCCTCTCCCTCGTCGACCGCCCCAAGCCGGAGGCCGCCGCGCCCACGGACGTCGTCGTCAAGGTCGCCCAGACCGGCATCTGCGGCACCGACCGCAGCGTGCTGGTGGGCAAGTTCCCCGCCGAGCCCGGCGTGGTCATGGGGCACGAGGCGGTCGGCGTCGTGGACGCCGTCGGCTCCGCGGTGACCCGGCACAAGCCGGGCGACCGGGTCATCATCAACCCCACGCTCTACTGCGGCAGTTGCCCCACCTGCCTCGAAGGGCACTGGAACTTCTGCCGGAACAAGGCCGGCACCGAGGTCGGCCTCGACCTCGACGGCGCGTTCGCCGAGTACATCCGGCTGCCCGAGCGGTTCATCCACCGCATGCCCGACGACATGGACTTCGACCGCGCCTCGGTCGTGGAACCCCTCGCCTGCGCCCTCAACAACCTGGAGGCGGCCCGCCTCCAGGCCGGCGAGACCGCCGTCGTCGTCGGCGGCGGGCCGGTGGGCGCGGTGTGCGCCCTGCTCGCCCACCACTACGGCGCCCGGGTGCTGCTGATCGAGCCCGACCCGTACCGCAGGGAACTGTGCCGCCGGGTGCTCTCCCACGCCGGGGACGGGCGGGTCGGCGTGCACGCCCCGGACGGGACCGGGCTCGCCCGGCGCGGCGACGTCGTCGTCGACACCGTCGGCAACCTGCTCGAACAGAGCATGGAGTACGCCGCCGACCGCGGCCGCGTCGTCATCATGGGCTACAACAGCAACGCCTCGGCGACCGTGCGGCCCCTGCACCTCCTCCAGCGCGGCCTGCACGTCATCGGGGCGGGCGACTACAACAGCCGGCTGTTCCCCACCGCGATCGAACTGGCCCGCTGGCTGCCGCTGGAGAAGCTGATCACCCACCGCTTCCCCCTGGAGGAGCACGGCGCGGCCTTCGCCGCCCTCGCCCCGGAACCCGGCGCGCCGTACTCCGCCCTCAAGGTCGTCCTCGTCCCGGAACCGGCCGGAGCCCCCGGATGA
- a CDS encoding DUF692 domain-containing protein: protein MTALGTGVGWRPEIAEVVERLPGVDWVEVVAENVCADHLPASLVRLRERGVTVVPHGVSLGLGGAARPDGARLARLAATATALGAPLVSEHIAFVRAGGPLTASPALEAGHLLPVPRTREALDVLCENVRVAQDALPVPLVLENAAALFAWPDDEMAEGRFLAELVERTGVRLLVDVANLHTNRVNRGEDPVGTLAALPPGAIAYVHVAGGVERDGVWHDTHAHPVPPQVLDLLSELAARTAPPGVLLERDDDFPPEEGLAAELAAIRERVAAADAARHRAGTRPGAAAQGPADVPGRPGPAPEGARERLGLAQTALLSALVAGTPVPEGFDGARLRMQGLALARKRAGIVARLAPELPELLGEEGYREAFTAYARARPMPGGHRRDALAFARHLLDSGRPGDGRARRRLYRWWAERSGPRPPGRAARLVHAARAVLAG from the coding sequence ATGACGGCACTCGGCACGGGCGTCGGCTGGCGGCCGGAGATCGCGGAGGTGGTGGAGCGGCTGCCCGGCGTCGACTGGGTGGAGGTGGTCGCGGAGAACGTCTGCGCCGACCACCTCCCCGCCTCCCTCGTCCGGCTGCGCGAGCGGGGCGTCACCGTCGTCCCGCACGGCGTCTCCCTCGGCCTCGGCGGCGCCGCCCGGCCCGACGGGGCGCGGCTGGCCCGGCTCGCCGCCACCGCGACCGCGCTGGGCGCGCCGCTGGTGAGCGAGCACATCGCGTTCGTGCGGGCCGGCGGGCCGCTCACCGCGTCGCCCGCGCTGGAGGCCGGGCACCTGCTTCCGGTGCCCCGTACACGGGAGGCGCTGGACGTGCTGTGCGAGAACGTCCGCGTCGCACAGGACGCGCTGCCGGTGCCGCTGGTGCTGGAGAACGCGGCGGCGCTGTTCGCCTGGCCGGACGACGAGATGGCGGAGGGCCGGTTCCTGGCGGAGCTGGTCGAGCGCACCGGTGTGCGGCTCCTGGTCGACGTGGCGAACCTCCACACCAACCGGGTCAACCGCGGCGAGGACCCGGTGGGAACCCTCGCCGCGCTGCCCCCCGGGGCGATCGCGTACGTGCACGTGGCGGGCGGCGTCGAGCGGGACGGGGTCTGGCACGACACGCACGCCCACCCCGTACCGCCGCAGGTCCTCGACCTGCTGTCGGAACTGGCGGCGCGGACGGCGCCGCCCGGGGTGCTGCTGGAGCGCGACGACGACTTCCCGCCGGAGGAGGGGCTCGCGGCGGAGCTGGCCGCGATCCGGGAGCGGGTGGCCGCGGCGGATGCGGCACGGCACCGGGCCGGGACGCGGCCGGGGGCGGCCGCGCAGGGGCCGGCGGACGTGCCGGGGCGACCGGGGCCGGCCCCCGAAGGCGCGCGGGAGCGGCTGGGGCTCGCCCAGACCGCGCTGCTGTCGGCGTTGGTGGCGGGGACCCCCGTGCCGGAGGGCTTCGACGGGGCGCGGCTGCGGATGCAGGGCCTGGCGCTGGCCCGGAAACGGGCGGGGATCGTCGCGAGGCTGGCGCCCGAGCTGCCGGAGCTGCTCGGGGAGGAGGGCTACCGGGAGGCGTTCACCGCGTACGCGCGGGCCCGGCCGATGCCGGGCGGCCACCGGCGGGACGCCCTGGCCTTCGCCAGGCACCTGCTCGACTCGGGCCGGCCCGGGGACGGGCGGGCGCGACGGCGGCTGTACCGGTGGTGGGCGGAGCGCTCGGGCCCGCGGCCCCCGGGCAGGGCGGCCCGGCTGGTGCACGCGGCGCGGGCCGTGCTGGCGGGGTGA